In Festucalex cinctus isolate MCC-2025b chromosome 21, RoL_Fcin_1.0, whole genome shotgun sequence, one genomic interval encodes:
- the LOC144010392 gene encoding uncharacterized protein LOC144010392, whose product MAPIAMFDALSSFSSAEVGIISLIIFLIVSISLVALCNDCQKGSGNAYDVNKGATTGDGKGKLSHEIQLFLHRVNYVFFFLTCLHSLANLQTRPIQRGGTIKTCLKVLWKDRSTLTKPLLTMLLYTNP is encoded by the exons ATGGCTCCGATTGCAATGTTCGACGCGCTGTCTTCGTTTTCGTCCGCTGAGGTGGGCATCATCTCCCTCATCATCTTCCTCATCGTCAGCATTAGTCTGGTCGCCCTCTGCAATGACTGTCAGAA GGGCTCCGGCAACGCGTACGACGTGAACAAAGGAGCCACGACG GGTGACGGCAAAGGTAAGTTATCTCATGAAATCCAACTTTTTCTCCATCGGgtaaactatgtttttttttttttaacttgcttaCATTCTCTTGCTAATTTACAGACTCGACCTATACAACGTGGAGGGACCATAAAAACATGCCTCAAAGTACTCTGGAAAGATCGATCAACACTCACTAAGCCCCTGCTTACAATGCTCCTTTACACTAACCCCTAA
- the paqr8 gene encoding membrane progestin receptor beta encodes MSSCSSQAVEFLWEASKSSLCLCLLLQGRAAPGGQQIPSTHTVSSTLSGSVSSIHKMSGDFLQRLGTFVASAKHIGQLPRLSDLASSSLPLPSPTVVSSQVPSLFREPYILSGYRPVHQKWRCYLLSLFQRHNECVNVWTHLLAALVLLRCWWAKIGALGYTFTAASLPLCLFFASSLTYLFFSAAAHLFQSHSEHAHYFFFFMDYVGVAVYQYGCSLGHYFYASEPAWRDSCFGALFLPGAAFLGWLSCASSCFAKSRYRRPYPVGRKACQLIPSTLAYLLDISPVIHRLSTAAWAEEPSLPFHALQIASFLLSAVFFSCPIPERFFPGRCDFLGQGHQIFHLFLSLCTLFQLEALFRDYVRRRDTLVETFGENQLWCACVSFPALFLFCILTALATMRHKQKQLQGQKERDN; translated from the exons ATGTCGTCATGTTCCTCTCAGGCTGTGGAGTTTCTGTGGGAGGCGAGCAAGTCTAGTTTATGTTTGTGCCTTTTATTGCAGGGACGTGCTGCTCCAGGAGGACAACAAATTCCATCGACACACACGG TGTCATCTACATTGTCCGGTTCAGTGTCTTCCATCCACAAGATGTCCGGAGACTTTCTCCAGCGACTCGGCACCTTCGTCGCGAGCGCGAAGCACATCGGCCAACTCCCCCGGCTTTCCGACCTGGCGTCCTCCTCGCTGCCGCTGCCCAGCCCCACCGTCGTCTCCTCTCAAGTCCCCAGCTTGTTTCGGGAACCTTACATCTTGTCGGGGTATCGCCCCGTCCATCAGAAGTGGCGCTGTTACCTCCTCAGCCTCTTCCAGAGACACAACGAATGCGTCAACGTGTGGACTCACTTGTTGGCGGCTCTTGTGCTCCTACGTTGCTGGTGGGCTAAAATAGGAGCCCTGGGGTACACCTTTACGGCAGCCTCTCTGCCTTTATGCCTCTTCTTTGCGTCTTCGCTTACGTATTTGTTCTTTAGTGCAGCAGCTCATCTCTTTCAGTCTCACTCTGAGCACGCacactatttcttcttcttcatggaCTATGTGGGTGTGGCTGTTTATCAGTATGGATGTTCCCTTGGACATTATTTTTACGCGTCTGAGCCGGCGTGGAGAGACAGCTGCTTCGGCGCTCTGTTCCTCCCCGGCGCTGCTTTCCTGGGCTGGCTTTCCTGCGCAAGCAGCTGTTTCGCCAAGTCCAGATATCGGCGTCCGTATCCGGTGGGTCGTAAAGCGTGTCAGCTGATCCCTTCCACCCTCGCGTATCTGCTGGACATCAGTCCTGTGATTCACCGGCTTTCGACGGCAGCCTGGGCCGAGGAGCCCTCGCTGCCCTTCCACGCGCTCCAGATCGCTTCTTTCCTTCTGAGCGCCGTCTTCTTCTCCTGCCCGATACCCGAGCGCTTCTTCCCAGGCCGCTGTGACTTTCTGGGGCAAGGTCACCAGATttttcacctgtttttatccctgTGCACACTTTTTCAGCTGGAGGCTCTCTTCCGGGACTACGTCAGGCGGAGGGATACGTTGGTGGAGACGTTCGGGGAGAACCAGCTGTGGTGTGCCTGTGTATCCTTCCCCGCCCTGTTCTTGTTTTGCATTTTGACAGCACTTGCAACAATGAGGCACAAACAGAAACAACTACAGGGTCAAAAAGAGAGAGACAAttaa